One genomic region from Miscanthus floridulus cultivar M001 unplaced genomic scaffold, ASM1932011v1 os_1027, whole genome shotgun sequence encodes:
- the LOC136533643 gene encoding uncharacterized protein, protein MADMMKMLRALTTNMSQMQSDMAGMQEKLSSTSDSSTHHDGQHHTDRPPRFQKMDFPRFDGKSDPLIFINRCESYFRQQRTMPEEKVWMASYNLEDVAQLWFIQLQEDEGTPPWGRFKELLNLRFGPVLRSAPLFELSECRRTGSVEEYSNRFQALLPRAGRLEEGQRVQLYTGGLLPPLSHQVRIHAPETLAAAMSLARALELVELDRLNSTHAKTVPRAPGPPPAPRPGVLAALPAPVTPDPGAPDAASFPGATPGPTGATTKGWGVCRRIFYIDGVVLDEEVPEEEAPVYSLHAVAGVPVCGTLQLEVQVGAATLLALIDTGSTHCFIGEAAAQRAGLPVEPQPRLTATVANGERISCPGVLRHAPVVIDNRPFAVDLYIMPLAGYDLVLGTQWLATLGDIVWNMAAGTMAFKMADQQVCWRSVAPPTPPRLHSTSVAEPLLEELLAAFADVFAEPRGLPPVRGRAHRILLKPGTEPVAVRPYMYPAAHKTELEQQCATMIANGIVRRSDSTRSR, encoded by the exons ATGGCtgacatgatgaagatgctccGGGCCCTGACCACCAACATGTCCCAGATGCAATCCGACATGGCGGGCATGCAGGAGAAGCTCAGCTCGACGTCCGATTCCAGCACCCACCACGACGGCCAGCATCACACGGATCGCCCTCCGCGGTTCCAGAAGATGGATTTCCCGCGCTTCGACGGTAAATCCGACCCACTGATTTTTATTAATCGGTGTGAGTCGTATTTTCGCCAGCAACGCACCATGCCGGAGGAGAAGGTGTGGATGGCGTCGTACAATCTGGAGGACGTGGCCCAACTGTGGTTCATCCAACTCCAGGAGGATGAGGGCACACCGCCATGGGGGCGCTTCAAGGAGCTCCTGAACCTTCGCTTTGGCCCGGTCCTGCGGTCCGCCCCGCTGTTCGAGCTCTCCGAGTGCCGCCGCACGGGGTCGGTCGAGGAGTACTCCAACCGCTTCCAGGCGCTCCTCCCTCGCGCGGGCCGCCTCGAGGAGGGCCAGCGGGTGCAGCTCTACACCGGCGGGTTGCTGCCACCGCTCAGCCACCAAGTGCGCATCCACGCGCCCGAAACACTGGCGGCGGCCATGAGTTTGGCGCGGGCCCTAGAACTCGTCGAACTGGACCGCCTCAACTCCACCCACGCCAAGACTGTGCCGCGCGCGCCTGGTCCACCGCCTGCACCGCGCCCAGGCGTCCTGGCGGCCCTGCCAGCGCCCGTCACCCCCGACCCCGGCGCTCCAGACGCTGCCAGCTTCCCAGGCGCAACCCCTGGCCCTACCGGCGCCACCACCAAGGGCTGGGG AGTATGCCGCCGCATCTTCTACATCGACGGGGTCGTGCTGGATGAGGAGGTACCCGAGGAGGAGGCGCCGGTCTACTCTCTACACGCCGTCGCCGGCGTCCCTGTGTGCGGCACCCTCCAGCTTGAGGTGCAGGTGGGCGCGGCCACGCTGCTCGCCCTTATCGACACGGGCTCCACCCACTGCTTCATCGGCGAAGCAGCCGCGCAGCGGGCTGGCCTGCCCGTCGAGCCTCAGCCTCGGCTCACGGCGACCGTGGCCAATGGCGAACGCATCTCCTGTCCGGGCGTTCTGCGCCACGCGCCCGTTGTCATCGACAACCGGCCGTTCGCGGTTGACTTGTACATCATGCCCCTGGCTGGATATGACTTAGTGCTGGGCACCCAGTGGCTGGCGACTTTGGGCGATATTGTCTGGAATATGGCTGCAGGGACCATGGCGTTCAAGATGGCAGACCAGCAGGTCTGCTGGCGCAGCGTCGCTCCGCCAACACCACCGCGCCTCCACTCTACTTCGGTGGCCGAGCCCCTCCTGGAGGAGCTGCTCGCCGCGTTCGCCGACGTGTTCGCGGAGCCGCGGGGCCTCCCTCCAGTGCGTGGCCGCGCACACCGCATCCTCCTCAAGCCCGGCACCGAGCCGGTGGCAGTGCGGCCCTACATGTATCCGGCCGCCCACAAGACGGAGCTGGAGCAGCAGTGCGCGACCATGATCGCAAACGGCATCGTCCGGCGCAGCGACTCAACGCGGTCACGGTGA